Proteins from a genomic interval of Nocardioidaceae bacterium:
- the mshA gene encoding D-inositol-3-phosphate glycosyltransferase has protein sequence MSRDVRRVAMVSLHTSPLEQPGTGDAGGMNVYVLELAKRLAQADVEVDIFTRATSSDLPAAERAAPGVTVRHLVAGPYEGLTKSELPAQLCAFSRELLRAEAVRPPGWYDVVHSHYWLSGQVGTLARDRWGVPLVHAMHTMAKVKNEALAEGDTPEPWSRVIGEEQVVRAADVLVANTDAEAKQLIDLYDADPGRVETVHPGVDLLRFRPRPAEQARARLGLAQDAIVLLFVGRIQPLKGPDVLLRAAARLLERRPELRDRLVIPVVGGASGTSLEHPRRLRELAVSLGISDLVCFEPPAGRLELVDWYAAATLVCVPSYNESFGLVAVEAQATGTPVVASAVGGLTTAVRDGRTGILVEGHEPEAYAAAFERLVDAPALRAQLGREGTAYAAEFAWERTAGETLDAYRRAQEHLWRDDARHPLASSVAGC, from the coding sequence ATGAGCCGCGATGTGCGCCGCGTCGCGATGGTCAGCCTGCACACCAGCCCGCTGGAGCAGCCGGGCACCGGTGACGCCGGCGGCATGAACGTCTACGTGCTGGAGCTGGCCAAGCGCCTCGCGCAGGCCGACGTCGAGGTCGACATCTTCACGCGGGCCACGTCCTCGGACCTGCCCGCCGCCGAGCGCGCTGCGCCCGGGGTGACCGTGCGGCACCTCGTGGCGGGCCCGTACGAGGGGTTGACCAAGTCCGAGCTGCCCGCGCAGCTTTGTGCGTTCTCGCGCGAGCTGCTGCGCGCCGAGGCCGTCCGCCCGCCGGGCTGGTACGACGTCGTCCACTCCCACTACTGGCTCTCCGGCCAGGTCGGCACCCTGGCCCGCGACCGGTGGGGCGTGCCGCTGGTGCACGCGATGCACACGATGGCGAAGGTGAAGAACGAGGCGCTCGCCGAGGGCGACACCCCCGAGCCGTGGTCGCGGGTGATCGGGGAGGAGCAGGTCGTACGCGCCGCCGACGTGCTCGTCGCCAACACCGACGCCGAGGCCAAGCAGCTGATCGACCTCTACGACGCCGATCCCGGCCGCGTCGAGACCGTGCACCCGGGCGTGGACCTGCTGCGCTTCCGACCGCGGCCGGCCGAGCAGGCCCGCGCGCGCCTCGGCCTGGCGCAGGACGCGATCGTGCTGCTCTTCGTCGGACGCATCCAGCCGCTGAAGGGCCCCGACGTGCTGCTGCGCGCCGCCGCCCGGCTCCTCGAGCGTCGCCCCGAGCTGCGCGACCGACTCGTCATCCCGGTCGTCGGCGGCGCCTCGGGCACCTCGCTGGAGCACCCGCGGCGGCTGCGTGAGCTCGCGGTGAGCCTCGGCATCTCCGACCTGGTCTGCTTCGAGCCGCCGGCCGGACGCCTCGAGCTCGTCGACTGGTACGCCGCCGCCACCCTGGTCTGCGTGCCGTCCTACAACGAGTCCTTCGGGCTCGTCGCGGTCGAGGCCCAGGCCACCGGCACGCCGGTCGTCGCCTCCGCGGTCGGCGGCCTGACCACCGCCGTCCGCGACGGGCGCACCGGCATCCTCGTCGAGGGCCACGAGCCCGAGGCGTACGCGGCCGCCTTCGAGCGACTCGTCGACGCTCCCGCGTTGCGGGCCCAGCTCGGCAGGGAAGGAACGGCGTACGCGGCAGAGTTCGCCTGGGAACGCACCGCCGGCGAGACGCTCGATGCGTACCGCCGGGCCCAGGAGCACCTCTGGCGCGACGACGCCCGCCACCCGCTGGCGAGTTCCGTCGCCGGCTGCTGA